Proteins from one Catenuloplanes atrovinosus genomic window:
- a CDS encoding organic hydroperoxide resistance protein, which yields MSAIYTAEVTSSGDGRNGAVTSSDGLIDFPVAAPRELGGAGGATNPEQLFAAGFAACFHSAMRLVARRQKLDLGDSTVTAKVGLVRATDRPALGLTVTLEVAVPTLDAAAVTALTDAAEQVCPYSNAVRGNVDVRVVHG from the coding sequence ATGTCCGCCATCTACACGGCCGAGGTCACGTCGTCCGGCGACGGGCGCAACGGCGCGGTCACCTCCTCGGACGGCCTGATCGACTTCCCGGTCGCCGCGCCGAGGGAACTGGGCGGCGCGGGCGGCGCCACCAACCCGGAGCAGCTGTTCGCCGCCGGGTTCGCGGCGTGCTTCCACTCCGCGATGCGGCTGGTCGCCCGCCGTCAGAAGCTGGACCTGGGCGACTCCACGGTCACCGCGAAGGTCGGCCTGGTCCGCGCCACCGACCGGCCGGCGCTGGGGCTGACCGTCACGCTCGAGGTCGCGGTGCCCACGCTGGACGCGGCGGCCGTCACCGCGCTGACCGACGCGGCCGAGCAGGTCTGCCCCTACTCCAACGCGGTCCGCGGCAACGTCGACGTGCGGGTGGTGCACGGCTGA
- the pucL gene encoding factor-independent urate hydroxylase, whose product MAIVLGPNRYGKAETRVVRVTRDGGTHSITDLNVSVALSGDLADTHLTGDNANVLPTDTQKNTVYAFAKQHGIASPEAFALLLARHFTSSQETITGARVEIEEYPWNRLGPHSFSRDGSAVRTAEVVVAEPGTEVFGGLTGLTLLNSTDSEFSGFIRDPYTTLAETSDRILATAVDARWRFITPEADFDAVFGRARAAMIEAFTGTYSYSLQQTLFAMGKAVLEACPDLAEIRLRLPNKHHFVVDCTPYGLDAAPEVFHADDRPYGLIEGSVVRDDVS is encoded by the coding sequence GTGGCGATCGTGCTCGGCCCGAACCGGTACGGCAAGGCGGAGACCCGGGTCGTGCGGGTCACCCGCGACGGCGGCACCCACTCCATCACCGACCTGAACGTCAGCGTGGCGCTCTCCGGCGACCTCGCCGACACGCACCTGACCGGCGACAACGCCAACGTGCTGCCCACCGACACGCAGAAGAACACGGTGTACGCGTTCGCGAAGCAGCACGGCATCGCCTCGCCCGAGGCGTTCGCGCTGCTGCTGGCCCGGCACTTCACGTCCTCCCAGGAGACGATCACGGGCGCGCGGGTGGAGATCGAGGAGTACCCGTGGAACCGGCTCGGGCCGCACTCGTTCTCCCGGGACGGCTCCGCCGTGCGTACCGCGGAGGTGGTCGTCGCGGAGCCCGGCACCGAGGTGTTCGGCGGGCTCACCGGGCTGACGCTGCTCAACTCGACGGACTCGGAGTTCTCCGGGTTCATCAGGGACCCGTACACCACCCTGGCCGAGACGTCCGACCGAATCCTGGCCACTGCGGTGGACGCCCGGTGGCGGTTCATCACGCCCGAGGCCGACTTCGACGCGGTCTTCGGCCGTGCCCGCGCGGCCATGATCGAGGCGTTCACCGGCACCTACAGCTACTCGCTGCAGCAGACGCTCTTCGCGATGGGCAAGGCCGTGCTGGAGGCGTGCCCCGACCTGGCCGAGATCCGGCTGCGCCTGCCGAACAAGCACCACTTCGTGGTCGACTGCACGCCGTACGGGCTGGACGCCGCGCCCGAGGTGTTCCACGCGGACGACCGCCCGTACGGCCTGATCGAGGGGTCGGTGGTCCGGGACGACGTCTCGTGA
- the uraD gene encoding 2-oxo-4-hydroxy-4-carboxy-5-ureidoimidazoline decarboxylase: protein MTLAELNALPEEAAREELRTCCASSRWVSEVAARRPYPRLDALLAVSDAALAVLGWDDVLEALAAHPRIGQRVTGADRESAWSRREQSGMDAATDDVRAALAEANAAYEERFGHVFLIFASGRSDVEMLAAARSRLDNDEPTERRVVHGELTRIVRLRLERLFG from the coding sequence GTGACGCTCGCTGAACTCAACGCACTCCCGGAGGAGGCGGCGCGCGAGGAGCTGCGCACCTGCTGCGCCTCGTCCCGGTGGGTGTCCGAGGTGGCCGCGCGCCGGCCGTACCCACGGCTCGACGCCCTGCTGGCGGTCAGTGACGCGGCGCTGGCCGTGCTCGGCTGGGACGACGTGCTCGAGGCGCTCGCGGCGCACCCGCGGATCGGGCAGCGCGTCACCGGCGCCGACCGGGAGAGCGCCTGGTCCCGGCGCGAGCAGTCCGGCATGGACGCCGCCACCGACGACGTGCGCGCCGCGCTGGCCGAGGCGAACGCGGCGTACGAGGAGCGGTTCGGGCACGTGTTCCTGATCTTCGCGAGCGGCCGGTCCGATGTGGAGATGCTGGCCGCGGCGCGGTCCCGGCTGGACAACGACGAGCCCACCGAGCGCCGCGTGGTGCACGGCGAGCTGACGAGGATCGTGCGGCTGCGGCTGGAGAGGCTGTTCGGATGA
- a CDS encoding nucleotidyltransferase family protein yields MSHVAGLLLAAGAGRRYGMPKALVPLDGELLADRAARALAAGGCDPVLVVLGAAAADVRARAALTGADVVINEEWATGMGSSLRAGLTALARRAEVDAAVVLLVDTPGVSAAAVRRLAAAGAPDALAMGGYDDHAGHPVLLGRDHWAGVAALATGDVGARPYLRAHRDLVRIVPVGDVASDEDLDHPIVSGSQNDDQRAS; encoded by the coding sequence GTGAGCCACGTCGCAGGACTCCTTCTCGCCGCGGGCGCCGGCCGCCGCTACGGCATGCCCAAGGCGCTCGTCCCGCTCGACGGCGAGTTGCTCGCCGACCGCGCCGCCCGCGCGCTGGCGGCCGGCGGCTGCGATCCCGTGCTGGTCGTGCTGGGTGCCGCCGCCGCGGACGTGCGCGCACGGGCCGCGCTCACCGGCGCCGACGTGGTGATCAACGAGGAATGGGCGACCGGCATGGGCTCGTCGCTGCGCGCCGGCCTGACCGCGCTGGCCCGCCGTGCCGAGGTGGACGCGGCCGTGGTGCTGCTGGTGGACACGCCGGGCGTCTCCGCGGCCGCGGTGCGGCGGCTGGCCGCGGCCGGTGCGCCCGACGCGCTGGCGATGGGCGGATACGACGATCACGCCGGGCATCCGGTGCTGCTCGGCCGCGATCACTGGGCCGGCGTGGCCGCGCTCGCCACCGGCGACGTGGGCGCGCGGCCGTACCTGCGGGCACATCGCGACCTGGTGCGGATCGTGCCGGTCGGCGACGTGGCGTCGGACGAGGACCTGGACCACCCGATCGTTTCCGGTTCGCAAAATGATGATCAAAGAGCTTCATGA
- a CDS encoding MarR family winged helix-turn-helix transcriptional regulator: MSLRYQLCFALYSASRAVTDLYRPLLDRAGLTYPQYLVLLVLWERPDEPVTVKELGTALRLDSGTLSPMLKRVEAAGLIRRQRRAADERVVEVRLTDAGRALRAECAAVPMTIAGGLGISLDDYARLHRALEQITNTIHGTKE; the protein is encoded by the coding sequence ATGAGTCTGCGGTACCAGCTCTGCTTCGCGCTCTACTCGGCGTCGCGCGCGGTGACCGATCTCTACCGGCCGCTGCTCGACCGGGCCGGCCTGACCTACCCGCAGTACCTGGTGCTGCTGGTGCTCTGGGAACGGCCGGACGAGCCGGTGACCGTCAAGGAACTGGGCACCGCACTGCGACTGGACTCCGGCACGCTCTCGCCGATGCTCAAGCGCGTCGAGGCGGCCGGGCTGATCCGGCGGCAGCGCCGCGCCGCGGACGAGCGCGTGGTCGAGGTCCGGCTCACCGACGCCGGGCGCGCGCTGCGCGCCGAGTGCGCGGCCGTGCCCATGACGATCGCCGGCGGCCTCGGCATCTCCCTCGACGACTACGCCCGGTTGCACCGGGCGCTGGAGCAGATCACCAACACCATCCACGGTACGAAGGAGTGA
- the uraH gene encoding hydroxyisourate hydrolase, translating to MTEYASISTHILDTVSGEPARGVYVRLERRDADGWSTVAEGRTDDDGRLREWAPINAWQAGGYRLVFYVEPYLGGNAFFPEITVAFHVHDPRRHYHVPLLLSPYGYTTYRGS from the coding sequence ATGACCGAGTACGCGAGCATCTCCACGCACATCCTGGACACCGTCTCCGGGGAACCGGCCCGCGGCGTCTACGTGCGGCTCGAGCGGCGGGACGCGGACGGCTGGTCCACGGTCGCGGAGGGCCGCACCGACGACGACGGCCGGCTCCGCGAGTGGGCGCCGATCAACGCCTGGCAGGCGGGCGGCTACCGGCTGGTCTTCTACGTCGAGCCGTACCTGGGCGGGAACGCGTTCTTCCCGGAGATCACCGTGGCGTTCCACGTGCACGACCCGCGGCGGCACTACCACGTGCCGCTGCTGCTCAGCCCGTACGGGTACACCACCTACCGAGGGAGTTAG